The Actinomyces viscosus genome segment AGTGCTTACCGGCATCGGCGTCGGCACCACCTGCGCCGCCTCCGCCGGACCCCGGTATTCTCCGCACGTCATTCAACAGGTCTCCCTCCCGTAAGGATCCCCATGGCCGAGTCTTCGTCCAGGTCTTCGTCCAGCTCCTCCTCCGCCCGCCCGTCACCCCAACCGGATTCATCTCGTCCTCCCGCCGGCTCACTCCAGGGCGAACTCGTCCAGGACCGCGGCGACGCGGGCTACAACAAGTCACTGAAGAACCGCCACCTGCAGATGATCGCCATTGGCGGCTCCATCGGCACCGGTCTTTTCATGGGGGCCGGCGGTCGCCTCAAGGAAGGTGGGGCCGGCCTGATGTTCGCCTACGCCATCTGCGGCGTCTTCGCGTTTCTCATGGTTCGCGCACTGGGCGAGCTCGCCATCCGCAGGCCCTCCTCAGGCGCATTCGTCTCCTATGCCCGTGAGTTCCTCGGGGAGAAGGGCGCCTATATCACTGGATGGTTCTTCTTCCTGGACTGGTCGGTGACGGTCATGGCCGACATCACGGCCGTGGCGCTCTACCTCCACTACTGGAAAGATCTACGGATCGTGCCGCAGTGGGTCTTCGCACTCGTGGCCCTCGTCCTGGTCTTCATCCTCAACATGCTCAACGTCAAGATGTTCGGGGAGGCCGAGTTCTGGTTCGCGCTCATCAAGGTCGCCGCCATCGTGTCCTTCATGGTGGCCGCCGTCGTCGCCATTATTCTCGGGCTTCACACCGGTACGGCCTCCAACGGGGAGGCGATCACCGCGGGCACTCACAATATTCTGGGAAACGGGGGCTTCTTCCCCGAAGGATTCCCGATCGTCTTCGCGCTCACTCTCGGCGTGGTCTTCGCCTTCGGCGGCACGGAGATGGTGGGAGTGGCCGCCGGTGAGGCGAAGGATGCCGAGAAGATCCTGCCCCGAGCGATCAACTCGATGATTCTGCGCATCTTCGTCTTCTACGTCGGCTCGGTCATGCTGCTGGCCCTGGTTCTGCCCTACACCTCCTACTCGAAGACCGAGTCGCCCTTCGTCACCTTCTTCTCCGGTATCGGCGTGCCCTACGCCGGCGACATCATCCAGGTCGTGGTGCTCACCGCCGCGCTGTCCTCCCTCAACGCCGGCCTGTACGCGACCGGCCGCACCCTGCGCTCCATGGCGGTGGCCGGGGAGGCCCCGCGGGTCGCCGCCGGGCTCAACAAGCACCAGGTTCCCGCCGGGGGCATCATCATCACCTCCGCCCTGGGCCTGCTCGGCGTCGTCCTCAACGCCTACCTGCCCGGCGACGCCTTCGACATCGTCATGAACCTGGCCGGTATCGGCATCGCCGGAACCTGGGGCGCCATCCTCGTCACCCACCTCGCCTTCCTCCGACAGGTGCGTGACGGCAGGGAGGTGCGCCCGGCCTACCGGATGCCCGGGGCCCCCTGGACCAACTACGCCGCCCTGGCCTTCTTCACCGTCGTTGTCGCCTCCAACCTCGCCGATCCGGCCGGACGGTGGACTCTGGCGCTGTTCGCCGTCGTCGTCGCCATGATGGTGGCAGGCTGGTACGCAGTGCGGGGGCGGATCCGGGGAGACCTCCTCGAGGAGGTCCTCGCCGACGAGGTGGACGGGTCCGCGTCCGCCTCACCGCACGACGCCTGACCGGCAGGAGCCGACCCATGCACGTTCACATCACCTACACCGGGGGCACCATCGGGATGGTGGACTCCCCCCACGGCCTCGTTCCCGGCGCCGACCTGGAGGGCTGGCTCAGCTCCCTGCTGGAGGGCACGCCCCTGGCGCACGCGGTGACGGTGACCTCCCTGGAGCCGCTCATCGACTCCTCGAACGCCACCCCGCTGTCCTGGCAGGCGATCGTGGACGATCTGCGCGCTCATGCCGCGGCCGACCCGGAGGCCGCCTTCGTGGTCCTGCACGGGACCGACACGATGGCGTACACGAGCGCCGCCCTGTCCTACGCGCTGACGGACCTGCCCACGCCCGTCGTCGTCACCGGCTCCCAGCTCCCGCTCGGGGTCCTGGGCTCCGACGCCGCAGCGAATGTCACCGGCGCGCTCAAGGCCGCCACCTCCGGGCGCATCGGCGGGGTCTCCTTGTTCTTCGGTCACCGGCTCCTGGCCGGGAACCGGGCGACGAAGTCCTCCTCGTGGGCCTTCACCGGGTTCGAGTCGCCCAATGCCGCCCCGCTGGCCACCACCGGCGCCCCGTGGCAGTGGGCGGCGGCGACGTCTGCAGGGGCCGGCTGGAGGGGCGCCGCCCCCTATGCGCGTCACGACGTCGTCGTCATCGACCTGGCCCCGGGTATCACCGCGACGCGGCTGGAGGCCCTGCTGACGCCGCTGCCCGAGGCGGTGGTCCTGCGGGCCTTCGGGGTCGGCAACCTCCCCTCCCAGGAGCCGGGGCTGACCGATGTCATCGAGCGGGTGATCGCCGCCGGGACGGCCGTCATCGTCACCTCCCAGTGCCACGAGTCCGAGGTCCTTCTGGGGCACTACGAGGCCGGGGACGCGCTCGCCCGCAGCGGTGCCGTCGGCAGCCGCGACATGACCCTGGAGGCCGCCTACGCCAAGGTGCAGTTCCTGCTCTCGCAGGGGTTGCGTGGAGGCGAGCTGACCCGTTGGATGGAGCGCTCCATCGCCGGCGAGCTGAGCGAGTAGGCGCCCCGCTACCGGAGCCGGCTCCTTCCCGCAAAGGCGCCCCGCAGAGATCGGCCCCGGACGGCTTCACGAGCCGTCCGGGGCCGATCTCATCCCTGGCGGGTACCGCGGCAGGACGCGCCGTGGACCGGCGCACCGGTCAGCAGGTCAGTCCCTTGTCGGGCATCGTCCCGTTGAGCAGGTAGGTGTCGACGGCGTTCTTGACGCAGTCGTTGGAGCGGCCGTAGGCGGTGTGCCCGTTGCCCTTCCAGGTCAGGAGCTGGCCGGAGTCGAGCTGCTCGGCCAGGGCCTCGGACCAGGCGTAGGGGGTGGCCGGGTCACCGGTGGTCCCCACCACGAGGATCGGCGGGGCGCCGGAGGCCGTGATCTTCTCACGCTTGCGGCTCGACTCGTGCCCCCAGCCCTGACAGTAGGCGTCGGGGTAGAGCAGCTGCGAGCTGAAGGTGGGCGAGGCCTCCTTGATGGTGGTGGCGTCCTGCTCCCAGGAGGCATCGTCTCCCTGGACCGGGAAGTCCAGGCAGTTGACCGCCATGAGGGCCTCAGCGGCGTTGCCGGAGTAGCTGCCGTCGCTCTGCCGGTAGGAGATGGCGTCGGCGATCGTGAGCAGCCCGCTTCCGTCCGGCTCCCCCATGTTGCCCATCGCCTGCCCCAGGGCCAGGTTGAGAGACGGCCACAGGCTGGTCTGGTACATCGAGCCCAGGACTCCGTAGAGGGCCAAGTCGTAGGTCAGCGGCCGCTGGTCGTCGGAGGTCGGGATCGGTGAGGTCTTCGTGGACTCCAGGAGCTCGCGGATCTGGGAGACCCCGGAGTCGACGTCTCCGCTCAGGGGGCAGCCCACCTTGGAGCTCTGGCAGCTCTCCACATAGGCCCGCAGCGAGGCCTCGAAGCCCTGGGCCTGGCCCAGGGCCAGGTCCTCCGCGCTCAACGAGGGGTCGACGGCGCCGTCGAGGACCATGCGGCCGGTACTGGCCGGGAAGAGCTCAGCGTAGGTCGCGCCCAGGTAGGTGCCGTAGGAGAAGCCCAGGTAGGTGAGGACCTGCTGGCCGTCGACGGCACGCAGGATGTCGAGGTCCCGGGCCGCGCTGATGGTGTCGATGTGGTCCAGGAGCCCCGGGGTGCTGGTCTTCGACTCGCAGGCCGTGTTCATCTTCTGGGCCCGCTCAATGGTCGCGGTCGCCGACGGCGTCGCCGGGTCGTTGGCGCCGGCCCGCTCGGCGTCGAGCTCGGCGTCGGTCAGGCAGTCGATCGCCGTCGAGGACCCCACGCCCCGCGGGTCGAACCCGACGACGTCGTAGGAGCCCAGCAGGTTCTTGGAGAAGTAGGATCCGACGCTCTCGACCAGGTCGACGCCCGACCCTCCGGGGCCGCCCGGGTTGATGAACAGGGAACCGACCGAGTCCTCGTTCGCGGCCCGCTTCTTCACCGCGATCTCGATCGTCTCACCACCGGGGTTGTCGTAGTCCAGCGGCACCTTGATCCTGGCGCAGGTGAAGCCGGTGTCCTCCCCGGACTTCGCCTGGTCCATGCCCTTCTTGGCGCAGTTGTACCAGGAGACCTTCTGGGTGTAGAAGCTCTCCAGCCCTGCCGGGACCGTTGCCGAGGCCGACGCCGTGGCCGGCGAGGCCTTGATATCCGAGCCGCCCTGGCAGGCCGTCAGGCCGCTGCACACCAGGAGCGCGGCGATCGCCGCGACGAGGCGCTTGGTACGGGGCCGATGAGAAGTCTCAGTCATCACGGAATGAACCCTATGATGCCAAGTCGTCAGGATCCTCCTCCTGAAGGTGGAGTGGAGACAAGTACCCATCGTCACACCCGCCCCCGTGCGGGCCGGCATCACTCACCGCCCTTGCAGGTCGCGCCTGGCTCGGGCACCTTCCCGTTGATGAGGTAGCCGTCGACCGCGCTGTGGATGCAGGAGCTTGAGCGTCCGTAGGCGGTGTGGCCGTTGCCCTCCCAGGTCAGGAGCCGGCCGGACTCGAGCTGCTCGGCCAGGGCCTCGGACCAGGCGTAGGGAGTGGCCGGGTCGCCGGTCGTACCCACCACCAGGATGGGGGCGGCCCCCTTGGCGTGGATGGGGGCGGGCTGACGGGTCGCGTTGTGCCCCCAGGCCCGGCAGCGCGCGTCCTGGTTGCTCAAGGAGGCGCCGAAGGTCGGCGAGGTCTGGATGTTCTGCTGGTACTCCTTCTCCCAGCTGGCCATATCGCCCTGGACGGGGATGTCGAGGCAGTTGACGGCGTAGTAGGTCGGTGCGCTGGAGCCGGCCGTCGCCGGACCGTAGAGCGCCTGGAGGTAGGAGCCGTCGTTCTGGGTGATGGCCTGGTCGAGGGCATAGGTGAGGAAGCTCCAGTACTCGGAGGAGTACATGAGGCGGCGAACGACGACGCGGATCGTGCTGCCGTCCACGGTGGTGTTCGGGTCAGAGGTCTTCAGTGGCGTCTGGTCGGCTGCGGCGATGAGGTCGCGGATCTGCTGGACCCCGGCGTCGGTATCGCCGGTGAGAGGACAGCTCTGGCCGGCCTGGACGGCCTGACCCGCCTGGCACTGCTCGACGTAGGTGCGCAGTGAGCTCTCGAAGCCCGCTGCCTGGCCGGAGGCGCGCTCCGCCAGCGAGAGGCTGGGATCTAACGCCCCGTCGAGGACCATGCGGCCGGTGTTGGCCGGGAAGAGCTCGGCGTAGTGCGCCCCCAGGTAGGTGCCGTAGGAGAAGCCCAGGTAGTTGAGCTTGTCATCCCCGGACAGCGCCCGCAGGACGTCGAGGTCCCGGGCCACCGAGACGGTGTCCACGTGGTCGAGCAGCCCGGCCGGCTTGGTGCTGGCGGCGCACTGGGCCTCCTCCTGCTTGAAGTCCTTGGTGATCTCGTCGATGAGCGTCTGGAAGCTGATGTCCCCTTGCGCCGCGCCGTCGGCGGCGGGGTCCTGGGCGTCCTGGAAGGGGGTGGGGTCGGCGCCGGCGGCGTCGGCGGCGAGGGAACCGGGCAGGGGGTCATTGACTCCCATGGCTGCCTGAGCCGCGCCGGCGGGCAGTGCTCCCCCGACGACGTCGCAGGTGATCGGCGTCGAGGCCCCCACCCCGCGGGGGTCGAAGCCGATGATGTCGAAGGATGCGTTGAGGTCGGGCGAGAACTGGGTCTCGTTGCTCTCCACCATCTCCACCCCTGAGTAACCGGGGCCGCCGGGGTTGATGAAGAGGCTGCCCTGACGCACCGAGCCGGTGGCCACGTGCTTCTTCATGGCGATCTCAATGGTCTCGCCCTCGGGCTTGGAGTAGTCCAACGGCACCTTGACCTTGGCGCACTTGAACGCCGTCGCCTCCGCCGACCTCTCCATCCCACCGGTAGCGCCGCAGTCGTACCACTCGACCTTCTGGTTGTAGAAGGACTCCAACCCCGCAGGCACCGCCGCCCCAGCCGGAACAACCGGAGCCGCCGCAGCAGGAACCACACCGGCCCCCACCCCCAGACACACACCCGCCACAGCCGCCAGCACCCCAGCAGACACCCGACGACGCGCCGAGACGCCCCGAGCGAAGTGTCCGCCTCTGCCTACCACCGAGGAAACCATGTCTTTGCGACGATTGAACCACGCTCTTCTTCTTTCCATGCCGTGGATCATATGAATTAACCGACCGGCGTGTGATCCTTCTCAGGGATGAGCCGGCCCGTAGCCCCATACCCCTGGAGCACCATTGCCACGGGGAATGCCCGTGGGGTTCTCGAGACGCACCAGTCCCCAGGATGCGGCCCACATCCAGATCCGATCCAGCTCGACCTCCATGAGCTGGTACGCCCTGTCCGAAGTGATCGCCCGAGTGATCATTCCTCCTAGCACCACCTCCCCGCCGCGAGTTCGCACGACGGCGTAGGCACTCCCACCTCTGCCGTTGGGGTGGATGAACCGACCTGCACCGTAGCGCGCAATGAAGTCGCGTCGGGAGGCGGGCCAGGGAATGTCGTAGGAACGCAGTGCCGTCCGACTGTGGATGCCGGACTGGTCGAAGACGGTGCGTGGTCGGCACACCGGGTACCCCACGAAGATCAGCACCACCGATATTGCTACGCAGATGAGCATCGACTGGTAGCCCAGGTGCCTGAAGAGGATCAGCCCGAATAACAGCTCCACGACTCGAAAACGATAAGACCCAGGCCAATGAACTGCTCCACCATGCCGAAGCGGCGAACAACCGGGCGGAACTGGGGGGTGGGCCCACCGCCCCCGTAGTAGGTTGCCGTCATACGACGACCCTTCCACATCTCACGACCGGCGTCTCGGCTTTAACGTCTTTAACGTCGTCGCCCCACCTCGGCTCCAGCCGGGGACACGACGGTCATCTCGCTGCGGACTGGGCGATCGGCGCGGCCTGGGGTCGCAGCTGGACCATAAGAGCCTCGACGGCCAGCAGCGGGGCGGCGTTGGAGCGCAGACGGCTGCGACACTCCTCGATGGCGGCGATCCGAGCCAGGGACTGCTCGGGGACCGTCGTGCGGGCGGCCTGGTCGACGGCGTCGGACAGGTCGAGGTTGACGCGCTCGACGTCGCTGCCCATCTGGGTGGTGAGCACGTCGCGGTAGAAGGACAGCAGGTCGATCATGGCCCGGTCCAGGACGTCGGTGCGGGCCCGTTTGGCGCGGCGCTTCTGGTCCTCCTCGAGCTGGCGGATCTGGGCGCGCAGGGCCGCCGGGATCTTCCCGTCGCTCTCCAGGCCGAGGGCGCGGGTCAGCTCGGCCTTCTCCCGGGCGTCACGCTCGGCGGTGGCCTCCTTGGCCTCGGACTCGGCGGCCTCGACCAGGGAGGCGGCAGCCAGCACGGCGTCGCCGACGCTGCGCAGTGAGACCGGGGCGAGCAGGAGGCGGCGGCGCCGGTCCCAGGCGTCGGCGTCGGTGGCCAGGTGCCGGGCGAGCCCGATATGCGACTGGCTGGCTCGGGCGGCCCGGGCGGCCAGGTCGGGGTCGGCGCCGTCGCGGCGCACGAGGAGCTCGGCGACGGCGTCGGCCGGTGGGATCCGCAGCGTCACCAGGCGGCAGCGCGAGCGGATGGTGGGCAGGACGTCGTCGGCGCTGGGGGTGCACAGCAGCCAGACGGTCTGGGGCGGTGGCTCCTCGATGGACTTGAGCAGGACGTTGGTGGTGCGCTCGGCCATGCGGTCGGCGTCCTCGACGAGGATGACGCGCCAGCGGCCGGTCCAGGGGCGGCGCTGGGCCTCGCCGATGAGGGTCTTGACCTCGTCCATCGTGATGATGAGCTTCTCGGTGGCCAGGCGCACGACGTCGGGGTGGGAGCCGGCCATGACGTCGCGGCAGGGCTTGCACTGGCCGCAGCCGGGCACGGGGCCGGTGCACTGCAGGGCGGCGGCGAAGGCACGGGCGGCGTTGGAGCGGCCGGATCCGGGCGGGCCGGTCACGAGCCAGGCGTGGGTCATGGCGAGCCCGGCCGAGGTCCCCGCTCCCCCGCGTCCCATGCCGTCCCCGCCGGCACCGCCGTCCCCGCCGACCACAGCCCCAGGGGCAGCGCCGGCGGCGATGCTCGCCTCGCGCTGCTCGGCCACCTCCCGGGCGGCCAGGGCCGCGGCCTGGAAGGCGTCCACGGCCCTGGCCTGGCCGACGACGTCGTCCCACACGCTCATGACTGCGCCCCCGGCCGGCTCGTCCGCTGCCCGTCGCGGCGGCGGGCGGCGGCCTCGACGAAGGACTCCAGGCCGACGAGGACCCCCTGGTGGGCCCCGCCCCGCTCGTGGCGCACGCCGTGGCGACGCACGGCCTCGGTGACGACCCCGATGACGGCCTCGATGACGTCGTCGGCCACCTGGTCGACGGGCCGGTCGGCGTCGACGACGACGAATCGCTCGGGCTCGGCCTCGGCCAGGGCGAGGAACTGCCGGCGCAGGGCGGTGCGGAAGGCGTCGCCCTCCTGCTCGAGGCGGTCCTTGGCGCCGCGGCCGGTGGCGCGCTGCTCGGCCAGGTCGGGGTCGCCGTCGAGGAGGATGGTCAGGTCCGGCAGGAGGCCCTCGGTGGCCCACAGGGACAGG includes the following:
- a CDS encoding amino acid permease translates to MIAIGGSIGTGLFMGAGGRLKEGGAGLMFAYAICGVFAFLMVRALGELAIRRPSSGAFVSYAREFLGEKGAYITGWFFFLDWSVTVMADITAVALYLHYWKDLRIVPQWVFALVALVLVFILNMLNVKMFGEAEFWFALIKVAAIVSFMVAAVVAIILGLHTGTASNGEAITAGTHNILGNGGFFPEGFPIVFALTLGVVFAFGGTEMVGVAAGEAKDAEKILPRAINSMILRIFVFYVGSVMLLALVLPYTSYSKTESPFVTFFSGIGVPYAGDIIQVVVLTAALSSLNAGLYATGRTLRSMAVAGEAPRVAAGLNKHQVPAGGIIITSALGLLGVVLNAYLPGDAFDIVMNLAGIGIAGTWGAILVTHLAFLRQVRDGREVRPAYRMPGAPWTNYAALAFFTVVVASNLADPAGRWTLALFAVVVAMMVAGWYAVRGRIRGDLLEEVLADEVDGSASASPHDA
- a CDS encoding asparaginase, whose product is MHVHITYTGGTIGMVDSPHGLVPGADLEGWLSSLLEGTPLAHAVTVTSLEPLIDSSNATPLSWQAIVDDLRAHAAADPEAAFVVLHGTDTMAYTSAALSYALTDLPTPVVVTGSQLPLGVLGSDAAANVTGALKAATSGRIGGVSLFFGHRLLAGNRATKSSSWAFTGFESPNAAPLATTGAPWQWAAATSAGAGWRGAAPYARHDVVVIDLAPGITATRLEALLTPLPEAVVLRAFGVGNLPSQEPGLTDVIERVIAAGTAVIVTSQCHESEVLLGHYEAGDALARSGAVGSRDMTLEAAYAKVQFLLSQGLRGGELTRWMERSIAGELSE
- a CDS encoding alpha/beta hydrolase produces the protein MTETSHRPRTKRLVAAIAALLVCSGLTACQGGSDIKASPATASASATVPAGLESFYTQKVSWYNCAKKGMDQAKSGEDTGFTCARIKVPLDYDNPGGETIEIAVKKRAANEDSVGSLFINPGGPGGSGVDLVESVGSYFSKNLLGSYDVVGFDPRGVGSSTAIDCLTDAELDAERAGANDPATPSATATIERAQKMNTACESKTSTPGLLDHIDTISAARDLDILRAVDGQQVLTYLGFSYGTYLGATYAELFPASTGRMVLDGAVDPSLSAEDLALGQAQGFEASLRAYVESCQSSKVGCPLSGDVDSGVSQIRELLESTKTSPIPTSDDQRPLTYDLALYGVLGSMYQTSLWPSLNLALGQAMGNMGEPDGSGLLTIADAISYRQSDGSYSGNAAEALMAVNCLDFPVQGDDASWEQDATTIKEASPTFSSQLLYPDAYCQGWGHESSRKREKITASGAPPILVVGTTGDPATPYAWSEALAEQLDSGQLLTWKGNGHTAYGRSNDCVKNAVDTYLLNGTMPDKGLTC
- a CDS encoding alpha/beta hydrolase, coding for MVSSVVGRGGHFARGVSARRRVSAGVLAAVAGVCLGVGAGVVPAAAAPVVPAGAAVPAGLESFYNQKVEWYDCGATGGMERSAEATAFKCAKVKVPLDYSKPEGETIEIAMKKHVATGSVRQGSLFINPGGPGYSGVEMVESNETQFSPDLNASFDIIGFDPRGVGASTPITCDVVGGALPAGAAQAAMGVNDPLPGSLAADAAGADPTPFQDAQDPAADGAAQGDISFQTLIDEITKDFKQEEAQCAASTKPAGLLDHVDTVSVARDLDVLRALSGDDKLNYLGFSYGTYLGAHYAELFPANTGRMVLDGALDPSLSLAERASGQAAGFESSLRTYVEQCQAGQAVQAGQSCPLTGDTDAGVQQIRDLIAAADQTPLKTSDPNTTVDGSTIRVVVRRLMYSSEYWSFLTYALDQAITQNDGSYLQALYGPATAGSSAPTYYAVNCLDIPVQGDMASWEKEYQQNIQTSPTFGASLSNQDARCRAWGHNATRQPAPIHAKGAAPILVVGTTGDPATPYAWSEALAEQLESGRLLTWEGNGHTAYGRSSSCIHSAVDGYLINGKVPEPGATCKGGE
- a CDS encoding DNA polymerase III subunit delta', whose product is MSVWDDVVGQARAVDAFQAAALAAREVAEQREASIAAGAAPGAVVGGDGGAGGDGMGRGGAGTSAGLAMTHAWLVTGPPGSGRSNAARAFAAALQCTGPVPGCGQCKPCRDVMAGSHPDVVRLATEKLIITMDEVKTLIGEAQRRPWTGRWRVILVEDADRMAERTTNVLLKSIEEPPPQTVWLLCTPSADDVLPTIRSRCRLVTLRIPPADAVAELLVRRDGADPDLAARAARASQSHIGLARHLATDADAWDRRRRLLLAPVSLRSVGDAVLAAASLVEAAESEAKEATAERDAREKAELTRALGLESDGKIPAALRAQIRQLEEDQKRRAKRARTDVLDRAMIDLLSFYRDVLTTQMGSDVERVNLDLSDAVDQAARTTVPEQSLARIAAIEECRSRLRSNAAPLLAVEALMVQLRPQAAPIAQSAAR
- the tmk gene encoding dTMP kinase; the protein is MTQPPPATAHPGLFISFEGGDGVGKTTQIRILADLLAAADVDHILTREPGGTDLGLEIRRLLLHGEYVAPRAEALLYAADRAHHIATRVRPALERGAVVLADRYLDSSVAYQGAARSLGPEEVRDLSLWATEGLLPDLTILLDGDPDLAEQRATGRGAKDRLEQEGDAFRTALRRQFLALAEAEPERFVVVDADRPVDQVADDVIEAVIGVVTEAVRRHGVRHERGGAHQGVLVGLESFVEAAARRRDGQRTSRPGAQS